In Apium graveolens cultivar Ventura chromosome 10, ASM990537v1, whole genome shotgun sequence, the following are encoded in one genomic region:
- the LOC141691686 gene encoding increased DNA methylation 1-like, whose protein sequence is MGKNSETQRIIPKFNPQAIVDYCNSANGLGGKRKEQEDLILKAKQHLLAEGWCFSYAARHRGNEELRYSPGIGQKKYFSLRTACMAYLHNKAQLDKLTNRISRIKFVREDVKACLDKQPQLEEFSENRVIENHVVEDVDVCFGSFSSMQREKRKFWIDLFGDSEYNDVVTQSKNSSFDDMGSFDARREDFKLDEGVKRRRLGGKNMNDLIKLRDAKRKINGRGRVRGVNNQLKDVNNEILTQNLEEHSNDDVCSICREGGDLMLCDKCPSAFHAGCHGLSEIPPSEFWYCLSCCCGICGDNLCRDDSYVHDKQCDQCERCYHGKCIGGYYGAELEREEWFCSRNCEAISFGLNDLLGKPIIVGGNNLTWTLLKKNYNVNDPWTNKRLKGALSIMHECFKSVKEPWGGRDVGEDVIFSRKSDLKQLDFRGFYTVILQKGARVAAFATVRVFGDRVAELPFIATRLKYRSQGMCKTLMNVLEEKLFNLGVQKLVLPSMLSVLDIWTSPSFAFKQMTASDRSMLMGHAFLEFSGTVACQKVLQESRRQSVR, encoded by the coding sequence ATGGGCAAAAACTCAGAAACTCAACGCATAATACCTAAATTCAACCCTCAAGCTATAGTTGATTATTGTAACAGCGCAAATGGATTAGGAGGCAAAAGAAAAGAACAGGAAGATTTGATATTGAAAGCTAAACAACATCTGTTAGCAGAAGGCTGGTGTTTTTCTTATGCAGCCAGACACCGTGGTAACGAAGAACTTCGTTACTCCCCTGGTATTGGTCAGAAAAAGTATTTTTCACTTCGAACAGCATGCATGGCCTATTTACATAACAAGGCTCAACTCGACAAGTTGACTAATCGTATTTCACGAATAAAGTTTGTGAGAGAAGATGTTAAAGCCTGTTTAGATAAGCAACCTCAACTCGAAGAATTTAGTGAAAATCGTGTTATTGAGAATCATGTTGTGGAGGACGTTGATGTTTGTTTTGGGAGTTTTTCGTCCATGCAGCGTGAGAAAAGAAAGTTCTGGATTGATTTGTTTGGGGATAGTGAATATAATGATGTTGTCACTCAGTCGAAAAATAGTAGTTTTGATGATATGGGAAGTTTTGATGCTAGAAGGGAAGATTTTAAGTTGGATGAAGGGGTTAAAAGAAGAAGGCTTGGTGGTAAGAATATGAATGACTTGATAAAATTAAGGGATGCGAAGAGAAAGATTAATGGCAGGGGTCGAGTAAGAGGCGTGAACAATCAATTGAAAGACGTCAACAATGAAATATTGACTCAAAATTTAGAAGAACATAGTAATGATGATGTTTGCTCAATATGTAGGGAAGGTGGAGACTTGATGTTATGTGATAAATGTCCATCTGCCTTTCATGCAGGTTGTCATGGTTTGTCGGAGATTCCTCCTAGTGAATTTTGGTATTGTCTATCATGTTGTTGCGGAATTTGTGGTGACAATTTATGTAGAGATGATTCATATGTGCATGATAAACAATGTGATCAATGTGAGCGGTGCTACCATGGAAAGTGCATAGGTGGTTATTATGGTGCAGAGCTGGAAAGGGAGGAGTGGTTTTGTAGTAGGAATTGTGAGGCCATATCTTTTGGTCTTAATGACTTGTTGGGGAAACCGATTATTGTGGGAGGAAATAATTTAACTTGGACTCTTTTGAAGAAAAATTACAATGTGAATGATCCTTGGACAAACAAAAGGCTGAAGGGTGCACTTTCCATAATGCATGAATGTTTTAAATCTGTAAAAGAACCTTGGGGTGGGAGGGATGTTGGAGAAGATGTAATTTTTAGCAGAAAATCAGATTTGAAACAACTAGATTTTCGAGGATTTTATACTGTGATCTTGCAAAAAGGTGCTAGAGTCGCTGCATTTGCAACAGTACGAGTATTTGGAGACAGAGTCGCAGAATTGCCCTTCATTGCTACACGATTAAAGTACAGAAGCCAAGGTATGTGCAAGACACTAATGAATGTGCTCGAAGAGAAGCTCTTTAATTTGGGTGTTCAGAAGTTAGTTTTGCCTTCAATGCTTTCTGTTTTAGACATCTGGACTAGCCCCTCATTTGCTTTTAAGCAAATGACAGCAAGCGATAGATCCATGTTGATGGGTCATGCTTTTCTTGAATTTTCGGGTACTGTGGCTTGCCAAAAAGTACTGCAAGAATCTAGACGACAATCCGTAAGATGA